One window of the Penaeus monodon isolate SGIC_2016 chromosome 1, NSTDA_Pmon_1, whole genome shotgun sequence genome contains the following:
- the LOC119573017 gene encoding nuclear pore complex protein Nup214-like isoform X2 yields the protein MDYAPDSVLSTTLRFITDHVSVFPNDAALLPSPSENCSLVAVAPKYGLLFAALGTSFKVYQTQALLADGEKKDAATVDTGAPITHLVASCDGLTLMAVVIHGDVPHALFYECRNFVHETASQTPFASTAISRVGGSRVQGIAWNPMMPNNIAVATSPGFLSIILLKDNSIDVKTVEIKACAVGWSPKGKQLTVGLTDGSLALFKPDLTPVRNISRPPMEELGAVLSITWFTSTEFFIGYKQEAEEGGHVMMFISAPKGKEPKYVLYEFLCNDNQGSRPPMFYPIFISEWSVMCVLSSRAVQLGVLGKAENGGEGWCEYEMEEGGGAGLHNISVTKETYALGMAVDFTSLKSFTNKDGSTSGPCPVLYALSTGGELNIFHLVNNAAGTTALTKMAEALPSTGHRTPDQFPGVSSYAVPASTASSSAAQPEAAPKPGSVGEASSSPSMFKSIASSSSFGASPFQQTVAAADKPQAIFSFSQGSGSNIFGSSGGTSLFGKVQQEAPQALSKPSANPQTPTSHIQQASASAATANAVSSSAPMPSLQFKAPVTKLAPQPETPPQSDFMQSQPSDLARNVSTQGVNLPNLLPKADSATGSISQGKPAFSSMPLKSKSPTPVMPVTPKSTENQITRSSQSPAPTLPTQKLGSGKSTDPDLLPAIMAITSNFEKEFNDHLINNQCQIEIGKKEEMGKIRSSLVEQKTWIDQMSSTTAELKTEVMQLHSKVLEGYTLREEAEGQLQKRKNPRHMMSLQSRPLDPQSRRRLEEIRSRYQYLQSQLTEVNTRLHLDWAEFTNAANNKKKKELPASETLYHALLKSHSFRVALDKQFDVLCEKVKALQLHSLSGSLQGTYKDDEEIFASLEKSMRETSLSSSMRVSPVKMLPPEKQDRLQKLLAQRTTVPVKKCTNVPRMNLTALQNSTFFNDSSNLPNNSSLLVNHSASSPALDFTLSSFGPQTFSTPNRKNTPSPVTSLGAKSEALQKSVDFGSPSESRTSSPFSSVKQTANIPSVPTTKDSENAASRNNKTGFSFSGVPSIAAASVGSVSLGKVQYEDITPPQTPSVKLEDGTKSASPLLALSSMVSKVPSTTPNGTNLSTTVSLSFDTASSILGTASVSDTTKTAVSSAQSSLPSVSSAFSFKGASSSSSTVGFSATTPGSSLSLPSTFAVVSTVGSTATASSPPSFGATFSFKSPTASTNLFSNVIPSSATSCLPSISSSTNTLSFSAPSSTLTTTSASLFSKTSLVTDTGTPSLTPLTTSSASVTTSGTGEPITTSAATSTVTSVAAGNTSASFGTKALGGSGPSSSGSLFENSGAPATGSIFSGGTASTSASIFGGPSSSPGKLFGGITATSSSLFGGTTAATSGSTNGGTSTTTASATTSVDTTSPTAAPSLFSNKTTTTKSSIFPGGESTNTGSLFSNTSSITTQSGSLFGGTATASSGSLFSSSGSLFSGTSAVTIKSIPSPVSTVTSTNATSTASIFSNSNTLSGSSLFMPPSTVSGGSSATTSSGSIFAASASPTPTGSLFGSPATTSSASGVSSTTTTSGSLFSATVSSGSLFSATAPSSSASGSIFGTAASDSSSSGALFSSPTTTSTAKTTSVSSVTGSVFGGGTSASASSGSLFGSPTTTLATSGSTLGTSTSGSVFGTAVISPSSSGSLFGSPAPAATSASESSLATTTSGSIFGTAASATSTSGSLFGAASPSSSTSTFGTSAFGALTTSSSGSAFSTLNSAGGFSLTSATTTTASGSVFGQTSSQGTNSVFGQSPQSPSSGSVFGSQPTSAAGSVFGSQPTTTTSSVFGSQPTTATGSVFGSSGQGGSVFGSSGTQSSSLFGALSQTTGGSVFGQPITSSGFRSGTSGSVFGQSPSQGSSPFNAKSNDNSSSSMFGSSGFGSGSGGLFSGLGGKPSQENANKNVFGSLNFGEAKPQSSLFGGGTNQPSSTFGGMAFGGSASSGANAAFSSSVGQTAQGGFGVTTPQKSTFGGSGTSFGSSPGFGAAPVFGSPPKFGSSPTFGGSAAFGSSVSSPTANTSSGGAGFGTFASSGGTTFGSVGGSTPSSSSGFGSFAAQNNTATFGSVAQQQSSGATFGGGSTFGSGSSFSSWR from the exons acacTTAGGTTCATCACTGATCATGTTTCAGTCTTCCCTAATGATGCTGCATTACTCCCATCCCCAAGTGAAAATTGCTCCTTAGTAGCAGTTGCCCCAAAATATGGACTCCTCTTTGCTGCTCTTGGAACATCTTTCAAAG TGTACCAAACCCAAGCACTTTTGGCTGATGGTGAGAAGAAAGATGCAGCAACAGTGGATACAGGAGCACCCATCACACACCTTGTGGCCAGCTGTGATGGCCTCACCCTCATGGCTGTTGTCATCCATGGCGACGTTCCTCATGCTCTCTTTTATGAATGCCGCAACTTTGTGCATGAG ACTGCAAGCCAAACACCGTTTGCCAGCACAGCCATTAGCCGAGTAGGTGGATCTCGTGTGCAGGGCATTGCGTGGAACCCAATGATGCCCAACAATATTGCTGTGGCCACCTCACCAGGCTTTCTCTCCATCATCTTGCTAAAGGACAATAGTATCGATGTGAAAACAGTGGAAATAAAGGCATG tgCTGTGGGATGGTCCCCAAAAGGCAAGCAGCTGACTGTAGGCTTAACTGATGGATCCCTAGCCTTGTTCAAGCCTGACCTAACCCCTGTAAGGAACATTTCAAGACCCCCAATGGAAGAACTGGGTGCAGTTCTAAGTATCACATGGTTCACAAGCACCGAGTTCTTCATTGGCTATAAacaagaggcagaggagggaggccATG TAATGATGTTTATTAGTGCCCCAAAAGGAAAGGAACCAAAATATGTCCTTTATGAATTCCTTTGCAATGATAACCAAGGTTCAAGACCACCAATGTTCTACCCTATTTTCATCAGTGAATG gagtgttatgtgtgtattgtcCTCAAGAGCAGTCCAGCTGGGTGTGTTAGGAAAAGCAGAGAATGGCGGGGAGGGTTGGTGTGAGTatgagatggaagaaggaggtggagctGGCCTGCACAACATCTCTGTAACCAAGGAGACTTATGCACTAGGGATGGCTGTAGACTTTACTTCTTTGAAGAGTTTCACAAACAAAG ACGGAAGCACAAGTGGGCCCTGTCCAGTTCTTTATGCACTGTCAACGGGTGGAGAACTCAACATTTTCCACCTAGTCAATAATGCTGCCGGGACAACAGCCTTAACCAAGATGGCAGAGGCCCTTCCCAGTACTGGTCACAGGACTCCAGATCAGTTTCCAGGAGTCAGCAGCTATGCTGTGCCTGCATCAACAGCTTCATCTTCAGCTGCTCAACCTGAAGCAGCACCAAAGCCAGGAAGTGTTGGAGAGGCCAGCAGTTCTCCATCTATGTTCAAAAG catagcatcatcatcatcctttggAGCCAGTCCTTTTCAACAGAccgttgctgctgctgataaacCCCAGGcaattttctcattctctcaagGATCAGGATCAAACATCTTTGGAAGTTCTGGGGGGACAAGCTTATTTGGTAAAGTACAACAGGAAGCACCACAAGCATTGTCTAAACCAAGTGCAAACCCTCAAACTCCTACATCCCACATCCAACAGGCTTCTGCATCAGCAGCTACAGCTAATGCTGTTTCCTCAAGTGCACCAATGCCCTCACTCCAATTCAAGGCCCCTGTAACCAAGTTGGCCCCTCAGCCTGAAACACCACCGCAGTCAGACTTCATGCAATCACAGCCCTCTGACTTAGCAAGGAATGTTAGCACACAGGGAGTTAACTTACCAAACTTGTTGCCAAAGGCAGACAGTGCTACTGGGAGCATCAGCCAGGGGAAACCTGCTTTCAGTTCCATGCCCTTAAAATCCAAGTCTCCCACCCCAGTGATGCCAGTGACACCCAAATCAACAGAGAATCAAATTACTAGGAGCTCCCAGAGTCCAGCACCAACCTTACCAACACAAAAATTGGGGTCTGGGAAAAGCACAGACCCAGATCTTCTTCCAGCCATTATGGCAATAACTTcaaattttgaaaaggaatttAATGACCACCTCATTAACAACCAGTGTCAGATTGAg atagggaaaaaggaggaaatgggtAAAATCCGGAGCTCCCTGGTAGAGCAGAAGACATGGATAGATCAGATGTCTTCCACCACTGCTGAGCTGAAGACAGAGGTGATGCAGCTACACTCAAAGGTCCTAGAAGGCTACACTCTGCGAGAGGAAGCAGAAGGACAGCTACAAAAGCGGAAGAATCCAAG GCACATGATGTCCCTACAGTCTCGGCCCTTAGACCCTCAAAGTCGCAGAAGGCTGGAAGAAATTCGTTCTAGATACCAGTACTTGCAGAGCCAACTCACTGAAGTCAACACAAGGTTGCATCTTGACTGGGCTGAATTCACAAATGCAGCCAACAATAAAAA GAAGAAAGAGTTGCCGGCATCAGAAACATTGTATCATGCCCTCCTGAAGAGCCACAGTTTCCGTGTAGCTCTTGACAAGCAATTTGATGTCCTGTGTGAGAAGGTGAAGGCATTGcaacttcactctctctctggcAGTCTCCAGGGCACCTATAAGGATGA TGAGGAGATATTTGCCAGCTTAGAGAAGAGTATGAGAGAAACTTCCTTGTCATCGTCAATGCGTGTTTCTCCTGTCAAAATGCTGCCCCCTGAGAAGCAGGACAGACTGCAGAAACTCCTGGCACAGAGGACCACTGTCCCAGTCAA AAAATGTACCAATGTTCCCCGAATGAACCTCACAGCTCTCCAGAACAGTACTTTCTTCAACGATTCTAGTAACTTGCCCAACAACTCTTCACTACTTGTCAACCATTCTGCATCATCACCTGCTTTGgattttactctctcttcctttggcCCTCAGACCTTCTCAACACCCAACCGTAAGAACACCCCTTCCCCTGTTACCAGTCTTGGTGCCAAATCAGAAGCCCTTCAAAAGTCTGTTGATTTTGGATCACCTTCAGAGTCTAGGACTTCCAGTCCCTTTTCATCTGTTAAACAGACAGCCAATATCCCAAGTGTCCCAACAACAAAGGATAGTGAAAATGCAGCATCTAGAAATAACAAGACTGGATTCTCATTCAGTGGTGTGCCTTCTATTGCAGCAGCATCTGTTGGTAGTGTTAGTCTGGGGAAGGTGCAGTATGAAGACATAACTCCTCCCCAGACACCCAGTGTCAAGCTAGAAGATGGAACCAAGAGTGCAAGTCCTTTGCTAGCACTTTCATCTATGGTATCAAAAGTACCCAGCACCACTCCCAATGGGACAAACCTTTCCACCACTGTATCCCTTAGTTTTGATACTGCTTCATCTATCTTGGGGACAGCCTCAGTATCTGACACCACTAAAACTGCTGTATCCTCTGCACAGTCTTcacttccttctgtttcttctgctttttcgttCAAGGGtgcatcctcatcatcctctacAGTAGGATTTTCAGCTACGACACCTggttcatcattatctttaccctcTACTTTTGCTGTGGTTTCAACAGTGGGTAGCACTGCAACTGCAAGCTCACCTCCCTCGTTTGGGGCCACCTTTTCCTTCAAATCACCAACTGCATCTACCAATCTCTTTAGTAATGTGATTCCATCTAGTGCAACCTCCTGTTTGCCTTCCATATCAAGCAGTACAAATACTTTGTCCTTCAGTGCTCCAAGCTCAACACTAACTACTACATCTGCAAGTTTGTTCTCAAAGACATCTCTGGTAACTGATACAGGCACTCCATCATTAACACCTCTAACCACTTCTTCAGCTTCAGTTACTACTTCAGGGACAGGAGAACCAATTACCACTTCTGCTGCAACTTCAACAGTAACATCAGTTGCTGCTGGTAATACTTCAG CTTCATTTGGGACTAAGGCTTTAGGAGGATCAGGGCCATCCAGCAGTGGAAGCTTGTTTGAAAATTCTGGTGCACCTGCAACAGGAAGCATTTTCAGTGGAGGAACAGCCAGCACTAGTGCAAGCATATTTGGaggaccatcatcatcaccaggaAAGTTGTTTGGAGGAATAACAGCAACTTCATCAAGTTTGTTTGGGGGTACCACTGCAGCCACATCAGGAAGCACAAATGGAGGAACCTCAACCACCACAGCTTCAGCAACAACAAGTGTGGATACTACATCACCCACCGCAGCACCAAGCTTATTCAGTAACAAAACAACTACTACAAAGAGCAGTATCTTTCCAGGAGGAGAATCAACTAACACAGGAAGTTTGTTTTCAAATACATCCTCCATAACAACCCAGTCTGGTAGTTTATTTGGAGGTACAGCAACTGCATCTTCAGGTAGCCTGTTCTCTTCATCTGGCAGTCTCTTTAGTGGAACTTCTGCAGTCACTATAAAGAGTATACCATCACCTGTTAGCACTGTAACATCAACAAATGCAACTTCTACTGCTAGTATTTTCTCAAACTCGAACACTTTATCAGGTTCTTCACTGTTTATGCCACCATCTACTGTTTCTGGAGGTAGCTCAGCCACAACTTCTAGTGGAAGCATATTTGCTGCCTCTGCATCCCCCACTCCAACAGGATCTCTCTTTGGTTCTCCAGCCACCACATCATCAGCTTCTGGAGTCTCATCAACCACCACAACTAGTGGAAGCTTATTCAGTGCTACAGTTTCTTCTGGATCACTCTTCAGTGCCACTGCTCCTTCCTCATCTGCTTCTGGAAGTATATTTGGCACTGCAGCATCAGATTCTTCATCATCAGGGGCACTCTTTAGCTCTCCAACAACAACCTCAACTGCTAAAACCACTTCAGTTTCAAGTGTCACTGGaagtgtgtttggtggtgggacATCTGCTTCAGCATCCTCTGGGTCTCTGTTTGGCTCTCCAACAACAACATTAGCAACTTCAGGGAGCACTCTGGGTACCTCCACTAGTGGGAGTGTGTTTGGCACAGCTGTCATATCACCTTCATCCTCAGGATCTCTTTTTGGCTCTCCTGCTCCTGCTGCAACATCAGCTTCAGAAAGTAGTCTGGCCACAACTACTAGTGGAAGTATATTTGGCACAGCTGCATCAGCCACTTCAACTTCTGGATCCCTCTTTGGTGCagcttctccttcatcttcaacATCCACTTTTGGAACATCAGCCTTTGGGGCTCTAACAACCTCCAGTTCTGGCTCAGCTTTTAGTACTCTGAATTCTGCAGGTGGCTTCAGCTTGACATCTGCCACAACTACAACTGCAAGTGGCTCTGTATTTGGCCAAACATCTTCACAGGGAACAAACTCTGTCTTTGGTCAAAGCCCACAAAGTCCATCATCAGGTTCAGTATTTGGATCCCAACCCACCAGTGCAGCTGGATCAGTATTTGGATCCCAGCCAACCACTACTACCAGTTCAGTATTTGGGTCCCAACCCACCACTGCTACTGGATCAGTATTTGGCAGTAGTGGGCAGGGAGGCTCTGTATTTGGTAGCTCAGGAACACAGTCATCCTCCCTTTTTGGAGCATTATCACAGACCACAGGTGGCTCTGTATTCGGCCAGCCAATTACCAGCTCTGGATTTAGAAGTGGAACTTCCGGATCAGTTTTTGGACAGAGTCCATCGCAGGGATCCTCACCCTTTAATGCAAAAAG CAATGATAATTCCAGTTCATCCATGTTTGGATCTTCTGGATTTGGATCTG GGTCTGGTGGGCTCTTCAGTGGTCTTGGTGGCAAACCAAGTCAAGAAAATGCCAATAAGAATGTATTTGGTTCGCTCAACTTCGGTGAAGCTAAACCTCAGTCCA GTCTTTTTGGTGGGGGCACAAACCAGCCAAGCAGTACATTTGGAGGAATGGCATTTGGAGGCTCTGCAAGCAGTGGAGCAAATGCTGCATTCTCCAGCTCTGTGGGTCAGACAGCACAGGGTGGTTTTGGGGTAACAACACCCCAAAAGTCCA cTTTTGGTGGTTCTGGAACAAGCTTTGGAAGTTCCCCAGGCTTTGGTGCAGCACCAGTGTTTGGTTCACCTCCTAAATTTGGAAGTTCCCCAACCTTTGGTGGATCAGCTGCATTTGGGTCCTCAGTGTCCAGCCCAACAG CAAACACATCCTCAGGTGGTGCTGGGTTTGGCACTTTTGCCTCTTCAGGTGGAACAACATTTGGTTCAGTAGGTGGCTCGACACCCTCCTCTTCATCTGGCTTTGGAAG TTTTGCGGCTCAGAATAACACGGCAACCTTTGGCAGTGTAGCCCAACAGCAGTCCTCAGGGGCCACTTTTGGAGGTGGAAGCACTTTCGGCAG tGGAAGCAGCTTTTCATCATGGCGATGA